One segment of bacterium DNA contains the following:
- the efp gene encoding elongation factor P, producing the protein MSAVISSNDFRPGVHFLLDGEMYVVIASDHVKVGRGPAYVKAKIRNTKTGATTERTFRAGERVPLVYLERKTMQYLYTTGDEFIMMDKSTYEQLSLPRTLLGEAVRFLTENMDVTVVFHEETPIGVEMPNAVDLRVVDTAPGFRGDTVSGGSKPATLETGAVVQVPLFVMAGEVVRIDTRTGTYLERVR; encoded by the coding sequence GTGAGCGCTGTGATTTCCAGCAATGATTTCCGTCCCGGAGTCCACTTTCTGCTCGACGGCGAGATGTACGTCGTGATCGCCTCGGATCACGTGAAGGTCGGCCGCGGACCGGCCTACGTCAAGGCCAAGATCCGCAACACGAAAACCGGTGCCACGACCGAGCGGACCTTTCGCGCCGGCGAGCGGGTCCCGCTCGTGTACCTCGAGCGCAAGACGATGCAGTACCTGTACACGACGGGCGACGAGTTCATCATGATGGACAAATCCACCTACGAGCAGCTGTCGCTGCCCCGGACGTTGCTGGGGGAGGCGGTCCGGTTTCTCACCGAAAACATGGACGTCACGGTCGTCTTTCACGAGGAGACCCCCATCGGGGTGGAGATGCCAAACGCGGTGGACCTCCGCGTCGTCGACACCGCCCCCGGATTTCGGGGAGACACGGTGAGCGGAGGCTCCAAACCCGCCACCCTCGAGACGGGGGCGGTGGTCCAGGTGCCCTTGTTCGTGATGGCGGGCGAAGTCGTGCGGATCGACACCCGTACCGGCACCTACCTCGAGCGCGTTCGGTGA
- the rpsO gene encoding 30S ribosomal protein S15: protein MAIESETTHQVAVNEFQRHAKDTGSPDVQIARLTERINHLSDHLKVHKNDFHSRRGLLRMVGQRRRLLTYLNTHELERYRAIVDRLGLRR from the coding sequence ATGGCCATCGAGAGCGAGACGACGCACCAAGTGGCGGTCAACGAGTTTCAACGGCACGCCAAGGATACCGGGTCTCCTGATGTGCAGATCGCCCGTCTCACCGAACGGATCAACCATTTGAGCGACCATCTGAAGGTTCACAAGAACGATTTTCACTCGCGCCGGGGGCTGCTTCGGATGGTCGGGCAGCGGCGGCGGCTTCTCACCTATCTCAACACGCACGAGTTGGAGCGCTATCGCGCGATCGTGGACCGGCTCGGATTGCGTCGGTAG